Proteins from one Nicotiana tabacum cultivar K326 chromosome 23, ASM71507v2, whole genome shotgun sequence genomic window:
- the LOC107816675 gene encoding protein PSK SIMULATOR 2 isoform X2, translating to MGGVCTGGTARNRAEIHHERSSGSSEKLKSIKSFEEPKNESSSSSSSTSCPDKDGFRKTPNLYDSGELCLSISRELRPSPPTRTGANKAPSSFLGKASTVGLEKAVEVLDTLGSSMINLNSGGFLTGTASRENKISILAFEIANTITKGANLLQSLSEESVRYLKKEVLPSKGVQQLVSTNMKELLTIAADDKREDFAVFSREVIRFGDMCKDPQWHNLGRYFSKLDMDTVTHKQPKAQAEMAMQELITLAQHTSELYHELHALDRFEQDHRRNLEEIKFLKVPPKGEGLMMLQSELKHQRKTVRIMKKKSLWFKSLEEVVEKLVDVVTFIHQEISEAFGDDGLASFGKEPTRKPERLGEAGLALHYANLITQIDNIALRPTSVPHNMRDSLYNGLPPTVKTALRSRLQAVTKEELTIPQLKAEIGKTLQWLVPVATYTIRAHQGFGWVGEWANTGNNSGKKTPTHKNIIRLQTLYHADKRKMDQHIIELVTLLHRITSLRRDDEPKALPERSPRKGLVLHTEMMNNDTKTSNVQLSLEDRNLLEEVMKRGMLVPGISKSQELVMPKKRTKQVLARSRSAGTSPQTGLKHAKANVLDVLDGLEPTF from the exons ATGGGAGGTGTTTGTACAGGTGGAACAGCGAGAAATAGAGCAGAAATTCACCATGAGAGGAGCTCAGGTTCTTCTGAAAAGCTCAAGTCAATCAAGAGTTTTGAAGAGCCAAAGAAtgagtcttcttcttcttcttcttctacttcatGTCCTGATAAGGATGGTTTTCGTAAGACGCCGAATCTCTATGATTCTGGTGAGTTGTGTTTGTCTATTTCCCGGGAGTTAAGGCCATCTCCACCTACTAGGACAGGAGCTAACAAG GCCCCGAGCTCTTTTCTTGGAAAAGCCAGTACAGTTGGCCTAGAAAAGGCGGTAGAAGTTTTAGATACACTTGGCAGCAGCATGATAAATTTGAACTCTGGAGGCTTCTTGACTGGCACGGCTTCTCGAGAAAACAAAATATCTATTCTTGCATTTGAAATTGCGAATACTATCACCAAAGGTGCAAATTTATTGCAATCTCTTTCTGAAGAAAGTGTCCGGTATTTAAAGAAGGAAGTTCTTCCTTCAAAAGGTGTGCAACAGTTGGTTTCTACTAATATGAAAGAGCTGCTTACTATAGCTGCTGATGACAAAAG GGAGGATTTTGCTGTTTTCTCTCGTGAAGTCATCAGATTTGGAGATATGTGCAAAGACCCACAATGGCACAATCTTGGTCGATATTTTTCCAA GTTAGACATGGACACTGTTACTCATAAACAGCCAAAAGCACAGGCTGAAATGGCAATGCAGGAACTGATAACTCTGGCTCAGCATACTTCT GAATTGTATCATGAGCTGCATGCGCTGGATAGATTTGAACAGGATCATCGAAGGAATCTTGAGGAAATCAAATTTTTAAAAGTGCCTCCCAAAG GAGAAGGTCTCATGATGTTACAAAGTGAGCTAAAACATCAAAGAAAAACTGTGAGGATAATGAAAAAGAAGTCTCTTTGGTTCAAGAGTCTGGAGGAG GTTGTGGAGAAGCTTGTTGACGTTGTTACTTTTATTCATCAAGAGATCTCAGAAGCATTTGGGGATGACG GGTTGGCATCTTTTGGCAAGGAGCCTACTAGGAAACCAGAAAGATTGGGAGAAGCCGGTCTTGCTCTACACTATGCTAACCTAATTACTCAAATAGATAACATT GCATTACGCCCCACTTCCGTTCCTCATAACATGAGGGATTCGTTATATAATGGATTGCCCCCCACCGTAAAGACAGCCCTTCGTTCTCGATTGCAGGCAGTCACCAAGGAAGAG CTCACAATTCCTCAACTCAAAGCAGAAATAGGAAAAACTCTCCAGTGGCTTGTCCCAGTAGCTACATATACTATACG AGCACATCAAGGTTTCGGCTGGGTTGGAGAGTGGGCTAATACTGG AAACAATTCTGGCAAGAAGACTCCTACACACAAGAACATAATTCGGTTGCAGACTCTCTATCATGCAGACAAACGAAAGATGGACCAGCATATCATTGAACTAGTCACGTTGCTTCATCGCATCACCAGCCTGAGAAGAGATGATGAACCTAAGGCTTTACCTGAAAGATCACCGCGCAAAGGACTGGTTTTGCATACTGAGATGATGAACAATGACACGAAAACATCTAACGTGCAGCTCTCTTTGGAAGATAGGAACTTATTGGAGGAGGTAATGAAGAGGGGAATGTTGGTTCCTGGAATAAGCAAAAGCCAGGAACTAGTGATGCCCAAGAAGCGAACGAAACAGGTCTTGGCTCGAAGTAGAAGCGCTGGTACTTCTCCACAGACAGGGTTAAAACATGCAAAGGCTAATGTTTTGGATGTATTAGATGGATTAGAACCAACATTTTGA
- the LOC107816675 gene encoding protein PSK SIMULATOR 2 isoform X1, whose amino-acid sequence MGGVCTGGTARNRAEIHHERSSGSSEKLKSIKSFEEPKNESSSSSSSTSCPDKDGFRKTPNLYDSGELCLSISRELRPSPPTRTGANKAPSSFLGKASTVGLEKAVEVLDTLGSSMINLNSGGFLTGTASRENKISILAFEIANTITKGANLLQSLSEESVRYLKKEVLPSKGVQQLVSTNMKELLTIAADDKREDFAVFSREVIRFGDMCKDPQWHNLGRYFSKLDMDTVTHKQPKAQAEMAMQELITLAQHTSELYHELHALDRFEQDHRRNLEEIKFLKVPPKGEGLMMLQSELKHQRKTVRIMKKKSLWFKSLEEVVEKLVDVVTFIHQEISEAFGDDGLASFGKEPTRKPERLGEAGLALHYANLITQIDNIALRPTSVPHNMRDSLYNGLPPTVKTALRSRLQAVTKEELTIPQLKAEIGKTLQWLVPVATYTIRAHQGFGWVGEWANTGRNNSGKKTPTHKNIIRLQTLYHADKRKMDQHIIELVTLLHRITSLRRDDEPKALPERSPRKGLVLHTEMMNNDTKTSNVQLSLEDRNLLEEVMKRGMLVPGISKSQELVMPKKRTKQVLARSRSAGTSPQTGLKHAKANVLDVLDGLEPTF is encoded by the exons ATGGGAGGTGTTTGTACAGGTGGAACAGCGAGAAATAGAGCAGAAATTCACCATGAGAGGAGCTCAGGTTCTTCTGAAAAGCTCAAGTCAATCAAGAGTTTTGAAGAGCCAAAGAAtgagtcttcttcttcttcttcttctacttcatGTCCTGATAAGGATGGTTTTCGTAAGACGCCGAATCTCTATGATTCTGGTGAGTTGTGTTTGTCTATTTCCCGGGAGTTAAGGCCATCTCCACCTACTAGGACAGGAGCTAACAAG GCCCCGAGCTCTTTTCTTGGAAAAGCCAGTACAGTTGGCCTAGAAAAGGCGGTAGAAGTTTTAGATACACTTGGCAGCAGCATGATAAATTTGAACTCTGGAGGCTTCTTGACTGGCACGGCTTCTCGAGAAAACAAAATATCTATTCTTGCATTTGAAATTGCGAATACTATCACCAAAGGTGCAAATTTATTGCAATCTCTTTCTGAAGAAAGTGTCCGGTATTTAAAGAAGGAAGTTCTTCCTTCAAAAGGTGTGCAACAGTTGGTTTCTACTAATATGAAAGAGCTGCTTACTATAGCTGCTGATGACAAAAG GGAGGATTTTGCTGTTTTCTCTCGTGAAGTCATCAGATTTGGAGATATGTGCAAAGACCCACAATGGCACAATCTTGGTCGATATTTTTCCAA GTTAGACATGGACACTGTTACTCATAAACAGCCAAAAGCACAGGCTGAAATGGCAATGCAGGAACTGATAACTCTGGCTCAGCATACTTCT GAATTGTATCATGAGCTGCATGCGCTGGATAGATTTGAACAGGATCATCGAAGGAATCTTGAGGAAATCAAATTTTTAAAAGTGCCTCCCAAAG GAGAAGGTCTCATGATGTTACAAAGTGAGCTAAAACATCAAAGAAAAACTGTGAGGATAATGAAAAAGAAGTCTCTTTGGTTCAAGAGTCTGGAGGAG GTTGTGGAGAAGCTTGTTGACGTTGTTACTTTTATTCATCAAGAGATCTCAGAAGCATTTGGGGATGACG GGTTGGCATCTTTTGGCAAGGAGCCTACTAGGAAACCAGAAAGATTGGGAGAAGCCGGTCTTGCTCTACACTATGCTAACCTAATTACTCAAATAGATAACATT GCATTACGCCCCACTTCCGTTCCTCATAACATGAGGGATTCGTTATATAATGGATTGCCCCCCACCGTAAAGACAGCCCTTCGTTCTCGATTGCAGGCAGTCACCAAGGAAGAG CTCACAATTCCTCAACTCAAAGCAGAAATAGGAAAAACTCTCCAGTGGCTTGTCCCAGTAGCTACATATACTATACG AGCACATCAAGGTTTCGGCTGGGTTGGAGAGTGGGCTAATACTGG CAGAAACAATTCTGGCAAGAAGACTCCTACACACAAGAACATAATTCGGTTGCAGACTCTCTATCATGCAGACAAACGAAAGATGGACCAGCATATCATTGAACTAGTCACGTTGCTTCATCGCATCACCAGCCTGAGAAGAGATGATGAACCTAAGGCTTTACCTGAAAGATCACCGCGCAAAGGACTGGTTTTGCATACTGAGATGATGAACAATGACACGAAAACATCTAACGTGCAGCTCTCTTTGGAAGATAGGAACTTATTGGAGGAGGTAATGAAGAGGGGAATGTTGGTTCCTGGAATAAGCAAAAGCCAGGAACTAGTGATGCCCAAGAAGCGAACGAAACAGGTCTTGGCTCGAAGTAGAAGCGCTGGTACTTCTCCACAGACAGGGTTAAAACATGCAAAGGCTAATGTTTTGGATGTATTAGATGGATTAGAACCAACATTTTGA